A part of Haladaptatus sp. R4 genomic DNA contains:
- a CDS encoding helix-turn-helix domain-containing protein: MSVLTEFVVPAEEFILHETLRRVSAIHVEIERVVADSEYVTPYFWASGETFESFERALEDDITVESLTVLEEHDDERFYRVSWRQRTGTVGHAVSKLKASILEATSDGKNWFLKLLFPSESSLTEFHDYCENYDLSFQLTRLYESRHPNAFGKYEVTPKQREALVTALDSGYFNVPREVTLGHVAGELDISPNALSTRLRRGHANLITNTLRHDG, encoded by the coding sequence ATGAGCGTTTTGACCGAGTTCGTCGTGCCAGCAGAGGAGTTCATCCTCCACGAAACACTGCGACGAGTTTCCGCGATTCATGTCGAGATCGAGCGCGTCGTTGCGGACAGCGAATATGTAACTCCGTACTTCTGGGCGAGTGGAGAGACGTTCGAATCGTTCGAACGTGCACTTGAAGACGATATAACTGTCGAATCATTAACGGTTCTGGAAGAACACGACGACGAACGGTTTTACCGGGTTTCGTGGCGCCAGCGTACTGGTACAGTCGGTCACGCCGTCTCGAAACTGAAAGCCAGTATCCTCGAAGCGACCAGCGATGGAAAGAACTGGTTTCTCAAGTTGTTGTTTCCAAGCGAATCGTCACTGACGGAGTTTCACGACTACTGTGAAAACTACGATCTCTCTTTTCAGTTGACTCGACTCTACGAATCTCGACATCCGAACGCGTTCGGGAAATATGAAGTGACGCCGAAACAACGGGAAGCCCTCGTGACCGCGCTCGATTCCGGTTACTTCAACGTTCCCCGCGAAGTAACGTTGGGACACGTCGCTGGCGAACTCGATATCTCACCGAACGCACTTTCGACGCGATTGCGACGCGGGCACGCAAATCTTATCACAAACACGTTACGTCACGACGGATGA
- a CDS encoding response regulator transcription factor, protein MSDEPTVLIVDDEHAITDLHARWLDDSYDVRKAYNGTEALDKIDDSVDIVLLDRRMPDYSGQEVLGKIRELSVDCRVAMVTAVEPDFDILELGFDDYICKPVSDPEQLREIVSSLETRSAYDSQVQQFLSLSSKRAALEDRKEANELSQNEDYVALETQLASLRNELSSTAMDLDDDDLRAEFHNRNGSGSKLMESAKQNDASETKN, encoded by the coding sequence ATGTCTGACGAGCCAACTGTTCTCATTGTTGACGATGAGCATGCGATCACGGACCTGCATGCTCGGTGGCTTGATGATTCCTACGACGTTAGGAAGGCGTACAACGGGACTGAAGCGCTAGATAAAATCGACGATTCCGTCGATATCGTCCTTCTCGATCGTCGCATGCCGGACTACTCCGGTCAGGAAGTCCTCGGCAAAATCCGTGAGCTATCGGTCGATTGTCGAGTTGCGATGGTAACTGCGGTCGAACCCGATTTCGACATCCTTGAACTCGGATTCGACGATTACATCTGCAAACCGGTTTCCGATCCGGAGCAACTTCGAGAGATCGTCTCTTCACTCGAAACCCGCTCGGCGTACGACTCACAGGTACAGCAGTTTCTCTCGCTGTCGTCGAAACGGGCCGCGTTGGAGGATCGAAAGGAAGCGAACGAACTCTCGCAAAACGAGGATTACGTCGCTCTCGAAACACAGTTGGCATCGCTTCGAAACGAACTTTCGTCCACGGCAATGGATTTGGACGACGATGACCTCCGCGCGGAGTTCCACAACCGCAACGGATCCGGCTCCAAGTTGATGGAGTCCGCAAAACAGAACGACGCATCGGAGACGAAAAACTGA
- a CDS encoding PAS domain S-box protein: MSENRTAQGTESVSKGSVLLLIDHRRNRRLLADWLTSEYEVVLPENGLDVSFDLCIVDEASFSRHRDELERKKEAALPTFLPYLLVTSTTSPARTPEVWQGVDEAITTPIEKAVLQARLDGLLERRRLSVEIEREKEQSEERFRTLFQTAPDPVFVLDADGRIEAVNDAFCRVSGLTRSTVLGERLESIDAFPNDSLDRLAADMRGQGRNPDPSPYSVTYMTPDGETRYAEINTTLMRFDEEMPEIIGIIRDVTEHKRRKQELQRQNERLDEFASMLAHELRNPLGIAQGYLRVAEMEDSEDAFEEVRGALDRMERMINEMLDLARKPDALNDKEITEFYDIVENAWSRIAPPEATLVLENVEGEISADIDRLSQVFENLFRNAIEHVSRDVTVHVKRISNGVCIVDDGSGIDPDERELVFKSGYTTDNGTGLGLSIVQQIVEAHGWEIDVYEGSTGGSRFEITGIDFE, encoded by the coding sequence ATGAGCGAAAATAGGACAGCACAGGGGACCGAGTCCGTTTCGAAGGGGAGTGTTCTGTTGCTCATCGATCATCGACGGAACCGTCGACTGTTAGCCGACTGGCTCACGTCCGAATACGAAGTCGTTCTTCCGGAGAACGGTCTCGATGTGTCGTTTGACCTCTGTATCGTCGACGAGGCATCGTTCAGCCGACATCGTGATGAACTCGAACGCAAAAAGGAAGCCGCACTTCCCACGTTTCTCCCCTATCTGCTCGTCACGTCGACGACGTCCCCCGCACGGACACCGGAAGTGTGGCAGGGAGTCGACGAAGCCATCACGACACCCATCGAGAAGGCAGTCCTGCAGGCACGATTGGATGGGTTGCTCGAACGTCGGCGACTATCGGTCGAAATCGAGCGGGAGAAAGAACAGAGCGAAGAGCGGTTTCGAACGTTGTTTCAGACCGCCCCCGACCCGGTTTTCGTTCTCGATGCTGATGGCCGAATCGAGGCAGTCAACGACGCGTTTTGCCGTGTCTCCGGACTCACTCGATCGACCGTGCTTGGCGAACGGTTGGAGAGTATCGACGCGTTCCCCAACGATTCGCTCGATAGGCTTGCCGCCGACATGCGTGGCCAAGGGCGAAATCCCGATCCTTCGCCGTACTCGGTGACGTACATGACGCCGGACGGGGAAACACGGTACGCGGAAATCAATACCACTCTGATGCGATTCGACGAGGAGATGCCCGAAATCATCGGTATCATCCGAGACGTAACCGAGCACAAGCGGCGAAAGCAGGAACTCCAGCGGCAGAACGAGCGTCTCGACGAGTTCGCTAGCATGCTCGCTCACGAACTTCGTAATCCACTCGGAATCGCACAGGGATATCTTCGTGTCGCGGAGATGGAAGACTCCGAGGACGCGTTTGAGGAGGTTCGTGGTGCGCTCGACCGAATGGAACGAATGATAAACGAAATGCTGGACCTCGCACGCAAACCCGACGCGCTCAACGACAAGGAAATCACCGAGTTCTACGATATCGTCGAGAACGCGTGGTCGCGTATCGCTCCGCCCGAGGCAACCCTCGTGTTGGAGAACGTCGAGGGTGAGATTTCGGCCGATATCGACCGGTTGAGCCAGGTTTTCGAAAACCTGTTTCGAAACGCCATCGAGCACGTCAGCCGGGACGTTACGGTTCACGTCAAACGCATTTCGAACGGTGTCTGTATCGTCGATGACGGTTCCGGAATCGATCCGGACGAGCGCGAGCTAGTGTTCAAAAGCGGCTACACGACGGACAACGGAACCGGTCTCGGTCTCTCCATCGTTCAACAGATCGTCGAAGCGCACGGCTGGGAAATCGATGTCTACGAGGGCAGTACGGGCGGCTCACGGTTCGAGATCACGGGTATCGATTTCGAGTGA
- the tenA gene encoding thiaminase II yields MAFSDHLLTRGSDLWEEQKAHPFVVELANGTLEADAFRHWVEQDYRYLLDYARVFAVAGCKARDEATMTHAFDVAHTILADEMELHRSFAADYGISRAELEAVQKTPTCLAYTNYLLRTAYERTLAELAAAVYPCGQGYLDVAEHMATIADGEHRYTPFIEKYTSDEFRDSVAWMRTFVDRQADESPGIRDAMENAFLTSTRLETAFWGMAYDGETW; encoded by the coding sequence ATGGCGTTCAGTGACCATCTCCTCACGAGAGGGAGCGACCTGTGGGAAGAGCAGAAAGCACATCCGTTCGTCGTCGAATTGGCGAACGGAACGCTCGAAGCGGATGCGTTCCGACATTGGGTAGAGCAGGATTATCGCTACCTGCTCGATTACGCTCGCGTGTTCGCCGTCGCCGGCTGCAAAGCACGCGACGAGGCGACGATGACCCACGCGTTCGATGTCGCACACACGATTCTCGCGGACGAAATGGAGTTACATCGCTCGTTCGCCGCCGACTACGGAATTTCCCGTGCCGAACTCGAAGCGGTTCAAAAAACGCCGACGTGTCTCGCGTACACGAACTACCTGTTGCGAACGGCCTACGAGAGAACGCTCGCCGAACTCGCAGCGGCCGTCTACCCGTGCGGTCAGGGATATCTCGACGTCGCGGAGCACATGGCAACCATCGCGGACGGAGAGCACCGATACACGCCGTTCATCGAGAAGTATACGAGCGACGAATTTCGTGACTCCGTCGCATGGATGCGAACGTTCGTGGACCGACAAGCGGACGAATCACCGGGAATACGTGATGCGATGGAGAATGCGTTCTTGACGAGTACACGCCTCGAAACGGCATTTTGGGGAATGGCGTACGACGGAGAAACGTGGTAG
- the hisS gene encoding histidine--tRNA ligase — translation MDEFESLKGFYDRYPEEWAAWRELVDTVEATAREFGFREIDAPSVEPTDLFRVKSGDEIVEQTYSFEDKGGREVTLIPEQTPTRSRLVQQRKDLGTPIKWFDTSKRWRYEAVQKGRDREFFQTDIDIFGVESVEADAEIIACAATIYEKLGVADSVEFRLNDRQLLDALLNAMDVEGSKDVMRVIDKKEKISREEFLDNLELEGVDRETAEEIDELTAISGDMESALVELSNKAPEGDAADDAIDRMHDLYDVLSAYGVEETCTFDLSIVRGMDYYTGLVFEAFSTESDLRALFGGGRYDNLIEQFGNREVPAIGFAFGYSTTMQLLKELDEWPDEALSTDVYVLTISDSVREIGMEYAKGLRAEGLTVETDLTGRSVGEQFGYADRINAEYTVVVGERDLNEGVVTVQNMDSGEEDQVPKDEVVSEVLDRL, via the coding sequence ATGGACGAATTCGAGAGCCTCAAAGGCTTTTACGACCGCTACCCGGAGGAGTGGGCGGCGTGGCGCGAACTCGTGGACACCGTCGAAGCGACGGCCCGCGAGTTCGGCTTCCGCGAGATCGACGCGCCGAGCGTCGAACCCACCGACCTCTTTCGGGTGAAGTCGGGCGACGAAATCGTGGAACAGACCTACAGCTTCGAGGACAAAGGCGGACGCGAAGTCACGCTCATCCCCGAACAGACGCCGACTCGCTCGCGGTTGGTCCAACAGAGAAAGGACCTCGGCACGCCGATCAAGTGGTTCGACACCTCGAAACGCTGGCGCTACGAGGCGGTCCAGAAGGGACGCGACCGCGAGTTCTTCCAGACCGACATCGACATCTTCGGCGTCGAATCGGTCGAGGCGGACGCGGAGATCATCGCCTGTGCGGCCACCATCTACGAGAAACTCGGGGTCGCCGACTCGGTGGAGTTCAGACTGAACGACCGACAACTGCTGGACGCCTTGCTCAACGCGATGGACGTGGAGGGAAGCAAGGACGTGATGCGCGTCATCGACAAGAAGGAGAAGATCAGTCGAGAGGAGTTCCTCGACAACCTCGAACTCGAAGGCGTGGACCGCGAAACCGCCGAGGAGATCGACGAACTCACCGCCATCAGCGGAGACATGGAGAGCGCACTGGTCGAACTCTCGAACAAAGCACCCGAGGGCGATGCCGCTGACGATGCAATCGACCGCATGCACGACCTCTACGACGTGCTTTCGGCGTACGGTGTCGAGGAGACGTGTACCTTCGACCTCTCCATCGTTCGCGGAATGGACTACTACACCGGTCTCGTCTTCGAGGCGTTTTCGACCGAGAGCGACCTCCGCGCGCTGTTCGGCGGCGGCAGATACGACAACCTCATCGAGCAGTTCGGGAACCGCGAAGTACCCGCAATCGGGTTCGCGTTCGGCTACTCCACGACGATGCAGTTGTTGAAGGAACTGGACGAGTGGCCCGACGAGGCGCTCTCGACGGACGTCTACGTGTTGACGATTTCCGATTCCGTGCGCGAAATCGGGATGGAGTACGCGAAGGGACTGCGTGCGGAAGGGCTGACCGTCGAAACCGACCTGACCGGTCGGAGCGTCGGCGAGCAGTTCGGGTACGCCGACCGCATCAACGCCGAATACACCGTCGTCGTCGGTGAACGAGACCTGAACGAGGGCGTCGTCACGGTTCAAAACATGGATTCCGGCGAGGAAGACCAGGTACCGAAGGACGAAGTCGTCTCGGAAGTCCTCGATCGACTGTAG
- a CDS encoding diphthine--ammonia ligase gives MDAFCSWSGGKDSSLAWDLAVDEYDVSRFVTMMVDGRDDRDAGSYHELIRRQARSVGTTLVQRRVTWETYEEQFKRVLESLDEKYGVFGTVDVDADREWVESICDETGVTPVFPLWDREPTATYRTFLDRGFEARVAKLDSTEIDERWLGRPLDETFLNHLHERGVHPLGEGGEYHTVTVDGPSFETRIDLELVGSKRQGDDIVATFELEPEDTRDSQT, from the coding sequence ATGGACGCGTTTTGCTCGTGGAGCGGCGGCAAGGATAGCAGTCTGGCGTGGGATTTGGCGGTGGACGAGTACGACGTCTCGCGGTTCGTCACGATGATGGTCGACGGACGGGACGACCGCGATGCCGGGTCGTACCACGAACTCATCCGGCGACAGGCCCGCAGTGTCGGGACGACGCTCGTGCAACGACGGGTGACGTGGGAGACGTACGAGGAACAGTTCAAACGCGTCCTCGAATCACTCGACGAGAAGTACGGCGTGTTCGGCACCGTGGACGTCGATGCCGATAGGGAATGGGTCGAATCGATCTGCGACGAAACCGGCGTCACACCGGTGTTTCCGCTTTGGGACCGGGAACCGACCGCGACCTACCGGACGTTCCTGGACAGGGGGTTCGAGGCCCGCGTCGCGAAACTCGATTCGACGGAGATCGACGAGCGATGGCTCGGGCGGCCGCTCGACGAGACGTTTCTGAACCACCTGCACGAACGCGGTGTTCACCCGTTGGGCGAAGGAGGGGAGTACCACACCGTTACGGTCGACGGACCGTCGTTCGAGACGCGGATCGATCTCGAACTCGTCGGCTCGAAGCGGCAAGGCGACGACATCGTCGCGACGTTCGAACTCGAACCGGAGGACACACGAGATAGCCAAACGTAA